The Xenopus tropicalis strain Nigerian chromosome 2, UCB_Xtro_10.0, whole genome shotgun sequence genome window below encodes:
- the MGC89248 gene encoding MGC89248 protein precursor yields MWFHVVVVLVVLIFVYRWNRQKERLTNLTDKYVLITGCDSGFGNLLAKQLHRRGVQVLAACLTQNGAEELKKETSSRLRTVILDVTDSQSVSATAKWVSHIVQDQGLWGLVNNAGILIPVTPNEWLKKEDFRTIIDVNLLGMVDVTLNLLPLIRKAKGRIVNVSSIAGRVAICGGGYCISKFGVEAFSDTLRRELRPFGVTVSIIAPDFFKTLILESGRLLESIRNIWSKVPQNIKNHYGDQYFHKYCKYIEKMCSLSTSKLTLVTDCMEHALFAVHPWTRYSAGWYAKLYYMPLSYLPTCVADFVLRHF; encoded by the exons ATGTGGTTCCACGTTGTGGTAGTGCTGGTGGTACTAATCTTCGTCTACAGATGGAACAGACAGAAAGAAAGACTGACAAATCTCACTGATAAATATGTACTAATCACAGGCTGTGACTCAGGGTTTGGAAACCTGTTGGCAAAGCAGTTGCACAGGCGTGGGGTACAGGTGCTGGCAGCCTGTCTCACTCAGAATGGAGCTGAAGAACTAAAAAAGGAGACTTCAAGCAGACTACGAACAGTTATACTGGATGTTACTGACAGCCAAAGTGTAAGCGCTACAGCTAAATGGGTGTCTCATATTGTCCAGGATCAAG GGCTGTGGGGTTtagtgaacaatgcagggattttAATCCCCGTGACCCCCAACGAGTGGTTAAAAAAAGAGGACTTTCGCACAATAATTGATGTCAATCTTCTGGGTATGGTGGATGTGACGTTAAACCTGCTTCCCCTTATCAGAAAAGCGAAAGGACGTATTGTCAATGTGTCAAGTATAGCAGGACGAGTGGCAATATGTGGAGGTGGTTACTGTATCTCCAAATTTGGAGTGGAAGCTTTCTCAGACACACTCAG acgtGAACTCAGACCCTTTGGTGTGACAGTTTCTATCATTGCACCAGATTTCTTTAAAACGTTAATTCTAGAATCTGGAAGACTTCTGGAAAGCATCAGAAATATTTGGAGCAAAGTCCCACAAAATATCAAAAACCACTATGGGGACCAGTATTTTCATAAGT attgtaaatatatagaaaaaatgtGTTCCCTAAGCACATCCAAACTCACATTAGTCACTGACTGCATGGAGCATGCCCTGTTTGCAGTTCACCCATGGACACGCTACTCAGCTGGATGGTATGCCAAACTCTACTACATGCCTTTGTCTTACCTTCCAACTTGTGTTGCTGACTTTGTGCTGCGCCATTTCTGA
- the rdh7.2 gene encoding retinol dehydrogenase 7, gene 2 isoform X1 — MWVLLLLLVPLSLLYRRYKDRHILHNLTDKYVLITGCDSGFGNLLARNLDRRGIRVLAACLTDRGAEELKKQTSDRLQTVLLDVTDSNSVKTAANWASQIVGDKGLWGLVNNAGISFPCAPNEWLTKEDFMKVMNVNLLGLIDVTINMLHLIRKARGRVVNIASVAGRITISGGGYCMSKYGVESFSDSLRREMRPFGVKVCIVEPGFFKTQITNTDLVKQSLERAWNSTTEEIRQSYGQEYFKKSCNASQTIVPLCKANLSLVTDCLEHALTAAHPRTRYSAGWDAKLLFLPLSYFPTSVVDFLLGIDNPKPSQGV, encoded by the exons ATGTGGGTCCTTCTACTGTTACTTGTGCCTCTGAGTCTCCTGTATAGAAGGTACAAGGACAGACATATCTTGCACAATCTAACTGATAAATATGTGCTTATCACTGGCTGCGACTCTGGATTTGGAAACCTGTTAGCAAGGAACCTGGACAGACGTGGGATACGTGTGCTGGCAGCTTGTCTGACTGACAGAGGGGCTGAAGAACTAAAAAAGCAGACATCAGACAGACTTCAGACAGTTCTTCTGGATGTAACTGACAGCAACAGCGTAAAAACAGCAGCAAACTGGGCCAGCCAGATTGTGGGAGATAAAG GGCTCTGGGGCTTagtgaacaatgcaggaattaGTTTTCCTTGTGCTCCAAATGAATGGTTAACAAAAGAAGATTTTATGAAAGTCATGAATGTGAACCTGTTAGGCCTAATTGACGTAACAATCAATATGCTGCATCTTATTAGGAAAGCCAGAGGGCGTGTAGTAAATATAGCCAGCGTTGCAGGTAGAATTACCATCTCTGGAGGAGGTTACTGCATGTCCAAATATGGAGTGGAATCTTTCTCTGATAGTCTCAG GCGTGAGATGAGGCCATTTGGTGTGAAGGTGTGTATAGTCGAACCAGGCTTTTTTAAAACACAGATAACAAACACCGACTTAGTAAAACAAAGTTTAGAAAGGGCCTGGAACAGCACCACAGAGGAAATACGCCAAAGCTACGGACAGGAatactttaaaaaat CGTGCAACGCATCTCAGACCATTGTGCCACTGTGCAAAGCGAATCTTTCATTAGTGACTGACTGCTTGGAGCATGCCCTTACTGCGGCCCATCCGCGGACACGTTACTCTGCTGGCTGGGATGCAAAGCTGCTCTTCTTGCCTCTTTCCTATTTTCCTACATCAGTGGTAGACTTTCTGTTAGGTATTGATAATCCTAAACCATCTCAAGGAGTATGA